A region of Ochotona princeps isolate mOchPri1 chromosome 2, mOchPri1.hap1, whole genome shotgun sequence DNA encodes the following proteins:
- the LOC118758093 gene encoding small ribosomal subunit protein uS11m-like codes for MTFVYILQCFLKVGHLRVGARHAGFSIYPPLPGQESSLRWAGKKFEEIPIAHIKASYNNTQIQVVSATNQSLARTSCGTEGFRNAKKATGVAAQTAAIAAAAKASGKGVTHVCVVVKGLGPGRLSAIKGLTMGGLEVISITDNTPIPHNGCRPKKARRL; via the coding sequence GTTTGTCTACATCTTACAGTGTTTTTTGAAAGTTGGACACTTGAGGGTCGGTGCGCGCCATGCAGGCTTCAGCATCTACCCCCCACTTCCGGGGCAGGAGAGCTCCCTGAGGTGGGCAGGAAAGAAATTTGAGGAGATCCCGATTGCACACATCAAGGCATCCTATAACAACACACAGATCCAGGTCGTATCTGCCACCAACCAATCACTCGCCCGCACATCCTGTGGCACAGAGGGGTTTCGGAATGCCAAGAAGGCCACCGGTGTCGCCGCACAGACGGCAGCCATAGCTGCAGCGGCAAAAGCCTCAGGGAAGGGGGTGACACACGTCTGCGTGGTGGTGAAGGGCCTGGGGCCAGGGCGCCTGTCTGCCATCAAGGGGCTGACCATGGGGGGCCTGGAAGTGATCTCCATCACAGATAACACCCCTATCCCGCACAACGGCTGCCGCCCCAAGAAGGCCAGGAGGCTGTGA